In a genomic window of Wyeomyia smithii strain HCP4-BCI-WySm-NY-G18 chromosome 1, ASM2978416v1, whole genome shotgun sequence:
- the LOC129724079 gene encoding GATA zinc finger domain-containing protein 10 yields the protein MPVQKLVLSAGNSMLPLLLISTLLGTVANGQLSFQTDASHNSFQIRTPGFQQSFTRYFNGQQGSLLAAQQQQQPAQQSQQYAPLPQAYTQNDPAYYQQYYQQQQAAQQYQQQPQQQQQQLQQPYSRFVSQFAGDSSAVGQPQYTTVQENYINPNIRLAAQQRRLLQQQQLQQQQQQLQQQQYYNAQDVQAYLQNQQAAQLYSGQQQQQQQQQPQSQIEYIQQQQQQQQLDGQQQQEQQQQQQNSPAAEGATPNKLIGVAFSPSNEVSQVKFSSNGLKYNF from the exons atgcCAGTGCAAAAACTTGTGCTGTCTGCTGGTAACAGTATGCTGCCACTACTACTCATATCAACACTGCTGGGAACGGTCGCCAACGGCCAACTCTCCTTCCAAACAGATGCCTCGCACAACAGCTTCCAGATCCGGACACCCGGCTTCCAGCAGTCCTTCACGCGCTACTTCAACGGACAGCAAGGAAGCTTGCTGGCAGcccagcaacagcaacagccaGCACAACAAAGCCAGCAATACGCA CCCTTGCCACAAGCGTACACCCAAAATGATCCCGCCTACTACCAACAGTACTACCAGCAACAACAAGCAGCCCAACAATATCAGCAACAaccacaacagcagcagcaacagcttcAACAACCATACAGTCGATTTGTATCTCAATTTGCTGGTGATTCGTCGGCGGTAGGGCAGCCTCAGTACACAACTGTACAAGAGAATTACATAAACCCCAACATCCGATTAGCAGCCCAGCAGCGGCGATTATTACAGCAACAGCAActacaacagcagcaacaacaattaCAGCAGCAGCAATACTACAACGCCCAGGATGTTCAAGCCTATTTGCAAAACCAGCAG GCCGCCCAGCTCTACTCCggccaacaacagcagcagcaacagcaacagcccCAATCACAGATTGAGTacatccagcagcagcagcagcagcaacagttgGATGGCCAGCAACAGCAggaacagcaacaacaacaacagaacTCGCCTGCGGCAGAAGGAGCCACACCGAACAAATTGATCGGAGTTGCCTTTTCACCGTCGAATGAAGTGTCGCAGGTGAAGTTTAGCAGCAACGGGCTAAAGTATAACTTTTGA